One Vigna unguiculata cultivar IT97K-499-35 chromosome 7, ASM411807v1, whole genome shotgun sequence genomic region harbors:
- the LOC114190324 gene encoding zinc finger protein 593: MGGKCPHRSVKKRRYSHKTARRTKFELKGDDMVYAQVNKPDEEKTPLPVDEDLPGMGQYYCPHCDRYFSNKTVRDEHFKTKRHRRRVKQMMGPAPHTQLDAELAAGMGMPDNGPKLMSM, encoded by the exons ATGGGAGGAAAATGTCCGCACCGGAGCGTGAAGAAGAGAAGATATTCTCACAAGACAGCACGCCGAACCAAATTTGAGTTGAAAGGGGACGATATGGTTTACGCGCAGGTAAACAAACCCGATGAAGAGAAAACCCCTTTACCCGTAGACGAAGATTTGCCTGGGATGGGACAGTACTATTGCCCTCACTGCga TCGGTACTTTTCCAATAAAACTGTGAGGGATGAACACTTTAAGACCAAACGACACAGGAGGCG TGTAAAACAAATGATGGGTCCTGCACCACATACTCAACTTGATGCCGAATTAGCTGCAGGGATGGGTATGCCAGACAATGGACCAAAGCTGATGTCAATGTAA